ATGGAGACCTGTTACTGAATTTTAATGTTCCGATCAATAAAGACTTCCGCCTTACCGGTTTGGTAGGGGGTGCGCTACGGGACCTGAAAACTTCCGGCGTGAAATTTAACTCCGCCCAAGACGGCCTGAAAATCGCCAATGTATTCGTCATACAAAACTTCAACACACTGAATCCGCTCAATTCCGGAACACTGCCGGAAAACCACGGACAATATCAGTCTCTCTTCGGTAGCGCAAACCTCTCCTTTAAAGAAATGGCCTACCTGGATTTCACCGCCCGTAACGACTGGGCCTCCAATCTGTCTTATACCCCCAGCAACAACTACTTCTATCCTTCCGTTGGCCTCAACCTGATCCTGAGCCAGATGATGGAGATGCCTAAAGCGATCAGCTTCCTGAAAGTAAGGGGTTCTTATGCAGAAGTAGGCAGCTCACCCGACCCCTACAAAAGCCATCCTGCTGATAACATCTTTGGCGTGGGTAGTGCTTCCGCCAATGTACAAACACCTTTCACAGACCTGAGACCGGAGAAAACCAAATCGCTGGAATTTGGTATGGAATGGCGGTTCTTCGATAACAGGCTGACTGCAGATGTTACCTATTACAAAACCAACAGCCATAACCAGACATTAAGCATCGAGGCGCCATGGGCTTCAGGCAACCAGACCTTTTACTTCAATGCCGGCAATATCCAGAACAAAGGCATCGAGGCAGTATTCCGCTATGATGTGTTCCGTGGTGGTAAATTCCAGTGGAATACCGGTATCAACTACTCTGTCAATGACAACCGCATTGTGGAACTGGCAGAAACCAATCCGGAGTTTGTGCTGAGCGGCGCTTCCGGCGCCAACTTCGTGTCCAAGTTCAAAGTAGGTGGTTCCTTCGGCGATATTTATGGCACCGTGTTACAACGCGATGAACAAGGACGTATCAAAATCGATGATAAAGGTTCGCCGATCAAACAAGGCGGCGATTTTGTATACCTGGGCAATGCCAATCCGAAATGGCAGCTGGGCTGGAACAACAATCTCTCTTACGGCGATTTCACCCTGTCTTTCCTGATAGATGGTAAATTCGGCGGCCAGGTCATGTCTGTGACACAGTCAGTGATGGACCAGTACGGCGTGTCCAAAGCCACCGGCGATGCACGCGATGCAGGAGGCGTAGCGGTGAATGGCGTTGGCCCTGACCAGAAAGCCGTTACCAGCGTAGATCCCCAGAAATGGTACAGCACCATCGGCGGCCGCGAAGCCGTGTCCGGCGAATACATGTACAGCGCCACCGTGGTACGCCTGCGTGAGCTGTCGCTCGGCTACACCGTTCCCGTAAAAAACAGCTGGATGAAAGCGCTGCGTTTCTCCCTCACCGGCCGTAACCTGATCTACTTCTACAAAAAAGCACCATACGATCCGGAAATGACCATGTCTACCGCCAACGGCCTGTCCGGTGTAGACATCTTCATGCCACCGGCCACCCGCAACTACGGCCTGACGCTGAACGCCACTTTCTAATCTATGCTTCCACCGTAAAACTGAAAACATGAAACGTATCAATATATTTTCCGGCAAATACCGCCTCCCGGCCATCGCAGCAGGACTGCTGCTGGCGATGAGCGCCTGCACCAAAAACTTTGAACTGTACAATACGGACAACACCGGCATTCCTAACGGTATGCTGGAAGCAGACTTCTATAACCTCAGTTACCTGAAGACTGCCACCATGGCTATCTACAACTTCTCCGGCGGTGGCGATCCCAACTCTTTCCAGTTACAACAAAACCTGAACGCCGACTGCTTCTCCGGCTACATGGCCTCTGCCACGCCTTTCAATGGCGGCAGGAACAACCTGAGTTATTTTATGATGACCGGCTGGAACGGTGAAACCTTTAAAGCCGGATACCTGAGCGTGATGGGGCAACTGGCCAAACTGCGCCAGTCTAATATCCCGAAAGATTTCCCGGCTGTATGGGCCGTGGCACAGATCGTGCAGGTGACCGCCATGAGCCGCGTAACTGACGTGTATGGCCCTATTCCCTACAGCAAGGCCGGCACCAGTAAAACCAGCATTGAGTATGACAGCCAGCAGGACGTATACGCCCGCTTCTTCAAAGAGCTGGACACTGCCAATACCACGCTCCGCGATTTTATTGCCAGCGGTAAAACGCTGCCCTTTAAATTCGGTGACTTTGACCTGGTATACAATGCCAACTTTACCAAATGGCTGCAGTTCAGCAATTCGCTTCGCTTACGTTTAGCCATGCATGTTATCAAGGCTGACCCGGCGCTCGCCAAAGCTGAAGCAGAGAAAGCCCTGGACCCTGCCAAAGGCGGCGTTATCACCAGCAACGACGGTAACATGACAGTAAGGATTCCCGGTGCCGGCTATACGAACCCGCTGATATTTATTGCCAAGAACTGGAACGATATCCAGATCAACGCGTCTTTACAATGTTACCTGACTGGCTACAAAGACCCGCGCCTCAGCAAGTACATGTCGAAGTCTACCGACGCCGCTATCCCTACACAATACATCGGTATCCGCCTGGGCAGCGTCACCAGCGCTAACGCCAAGAGTGATTATGTGGGCTACTCAGCCATCAACTATACGGGCGACGATGCGTTTACCCTCAATACCCCGGTACAGCTGATGACCGCTGCGGAAGTGTATTTCCTCCGGGCAGAGGCAGCGCTGAACAATTTCGCCAATGCCGGCGGTACCGTGCAAACGCTGTATGAACAGGGCATCAACACCTCCCTCGATCAGTGGCATGCAGCCGATGCCAATTACATCAACAACAGCGTGAACACACCGGACAAATACATAGACCCGAAAAATGCGCTGAACAACATCGACACGCCTACGCACATTACCGTGAAGTGGGTGGAAACCGCTACCCCGGCAGAAAAGCAGGAACGTATCAGCACCCAGAAATGGCTGGCCATGTTCCCTGAAGGCCAGGAAGCGTGGACAGAGTTCCGCCGTACAGGGTATCCCAAACTGTTCCCGGTAGCCAACAACAACAGCGGTGGCACCATCAGCTCCACCCTGCAGGTGAGAAGACTCCCCTTCCCGCAGAATGAATATAACACCAACAATGCAGCTGTCACCAAAGCCATCGGTTTACTCAGCAAGCCGGAAGATAACGGCGGCACCCCGCTCTGGTGGGACAAACGATGACGTGATAGCGACGTGGTAATGATATCGCAGGATAACAGTGTAGTTTGGTCATGATGTAATCATCATCGTACACTCTAAAAATTTGATGCTCCTGATGAGCAAAGCGCAGTCATACAAAAAAGCATTTTCTGCTTAGCGCCCGGCTTGTTCCGCGCCATCCCCGTAAATGATCCGCGCAGCTCACTGCTCATCAGGAGCATCAGTTATCATCATATCAATCACCGTTAAAATTTACGTATGAAAAAACAATTCCGCGTATGGTCATCCATGCTGATGCTGACCTCCTGTTCAACCCTTCTGTTCATGGCATCCTGTAAAAAAGACGGGGCCGTACCCGACAATCAGCAAACCAAAACTGGACCCACGGTGGAAACCGTCACTAAAGCAGGTGGTAAATCTGTCTGCTATGTAGAAGTCAACAGCAACAGCCTGCTCAATACCGGTAAGTATACCCTTACCACCGGCGGACAGCAACTGTTTGACATTGCCATCATTTTTGCAGCGAACATCAATTACAACACCACCACCGGCAAGGCCGTACTGTACAACAACCCGAACGTGACCAATGTACTGGTCAACAAAGCCACACAGATCGTTCCGCTGCAAAACAAAGGCATGAAAGTATTATTATCTATCCTTGGAAACCATCAGGGCGCCGGCTTCTGTAACTTCACCAGCCGTGCAGCTGCCAAAGCATTCGCCCAGCAGTTGGCCGATACCGCCAACTACTACGGCCTGGATGGTATTGATTTCGACGATGAATATGCCGACTATGGCAACAATGGCCTGCCGCAACCCAATGACAGTTCTTTTGTAATGCTCCTCGATGAGCTGCGGAAACTGATGCCGACCAAGATCATCTCGTTTTATTACTATGGCCCGGCAGCTTCCCGTCTTTCCTGGGGCGGGAAAAAGGCAGGTGATTTTGTTAACTACAGCTGGAACGCCATCTATGGCTCGTATTCCGTGCCTAATGTGGCCGGACTGCCCAAGTCCAACCTCGGTCCTGCTGCGGTAGATATTCAGGCTACCAGTCAAAGTACAGCTAATTCGCTGGCCACACAAACCAAAAACAATGGTTATGGCGTGTACCTGTGGTACAATCTCACCAGTACCGATAAACATGTGTATTTCTCCGGTGTGTCCAACATCCTTTATGGCAGCAGCGTAACCTATACGCCCTGATGCCCTGTTTACAATTGTCTTGAGGATACGGGCTGACTATTTTTGGTCAGCCCTGTTTTATGCCGGCAGGCCACGTAATTTTTTTTCTCCCTAACCCTGTCATTATCAATCCCATCCATCCGGAGGGCTTATTATTTCAGTCTCTCACTTGACAAATTCAAAAAAAATCATTTATCTTAACATTATAGTGCAATCGATTGATTGAAGTAAACTGACTATAGGCGGGACTATTATACGGAAAAAGATAACCATTTATGAAAACGATTGCATTATAGCAGCACTGTAAGCACAAAAAGGAGAACACAGCAGCAGCCCGGCAAAACCCGACGAAGACCCTCTTGTAGCAACAACGAAACTCAAACAAAAATATCAGGTAATACAGCCACCTACAACGATATAAAACACTGTACCAGCGCGGAAACTATGACAAGACGGAAACACAGTACTGAGATATCGCCTGTAATCACCTGAAAAATATACAATAATGAAAACGGAGACAACGCCTGCAACCAGGCGATGCCCCACTGTACCGAAACGGAGATGATGTAATGGAAACCTGTAGCCGGACGGAAACCACTGTGCCCGGACACTTTTAACGGAAACAAACTATGTAGCATACCAAAATCTTTTCTTTAATCACTCACCCCTAAAACAAACCCTTATGACCAA
The Chitinophaga varians genome window above contains:
- a CDS encoding endo-beta-N-acetylglucosaminidase H, producing the protein MKKQFRVWSSMLMLTSCSTLLFMASCKKDGAVPDNQQTKTGPTVETVTKAGGKSVCYVEVNSNSLLNTGKYTLTTGGQQLFDIAIIFAANINYNTTTGKAVLYNNPNVTNVLVNKATQIVPLQNKGMKVLLSILGNHQGAGFCNFTSRAAAKAFAQQLADTANYYGLDGIDFDDEYADYGNNGLPQPNDSSFVMLLDELRKLMPTKIISFYYYGPAASRLSWGGKKAGDFVNYSWNAIYGSYSVPNVAGLPKSNLGPAAVDIQATSQSTANSLATQTKNNGYGVYLWYNLTSTDKHVYFSGVSNILYGSSVTYTP
- a CDS encoding SusD/RagB family nutrient-binding outer membrane lipoprotein, with the protein product MKRINIFSGKYRLPAIAAGLLLAMSACTKNFELYNTDNTGIPNGMLEADFYNLSYLKTATMAIYNFSGGGDPNSFQLQQNLNADCFSGYMASATPFNGGRNNLSYFMMTGWNGETFKAGYLSVMGQLAKLRQSNIPKDFPAVWAVAQIVQVTAMSRVTDVYGPIPYSKAGTSKTSIEYDSQQDVYARFFKELDTANTTLRDFIASGKTLPFKFGDFDLVYNANFTKWLQFSNSLRLRLAMHVIKADPALAKAEAEKALDPAKGGVITSNDGNMTVRIPGAGYTNPLIFIAKNWNDIQINASLQCYLTGYKDPRLSKYMSKSTDAAIPTQYIGIRLGSVTSANAKSDYVGYSAINYTGDDAFTLNTPVQLMTAAEVYFLRAEAALNNFANAGGTVQTLYEQGINTSLDQWHAADANYINNSVNTPDKYIDPKNALNNIDTPTHITVKWVETATPAEKQERISTQKWLAMFPEGQEAWTEFRRTGYPKLFPVANNNSGGTISSTLQVRRLPFPQNEYNTNNAAVTKAIGLLSKPEDNGGTPLWWDKR